The following coding sequences lie in one Leptospira stimsonii genomic window:
- the sucD gene encoding succinate--CoA ligase subunit alpha, whose translation MAVLVDENTKVVVQGITGKEGSFHATQMLAYGTKVVAGVTPGKGGSKWEDKVPVFNTIHDSVKNEGVNAAVIFVPPAFAADAIIEGILAELPLVICITEGIPTHDMLKVYSVLRNSKTRLVGPNCPGVITPRAKQKLGIMPGFIHSPGSVGIVSRSGTLTYESVAQITKQGLGQSTCIGIGGDPVPGMNHTEAIKLLNEDPETKGIVMIGEIGGTSEEEAAEYIKNYVKKPVVGFIAGQTAPPGKRMGHAGAIISGGLGTASSKMKAMQEAGIHVCQSIAEVGEKMKKALG comes from the coding sequence ATGGCAGTATTAGTTGATGAAAATACAAAGGTTGTAGTTCAAGGAATCACCGGTAAGGAAGGTTCTTTCCACGCAACTCAGATGTTAGCTTACGGAACCAAAGTGGTTGCCGGAGTAACGCCGGGAAAGGGCGGATCGAAATGGGAAGACAAAGTCCCCGTTTTTAACACGATCCACGACTCCGTAAAAAACGAAGGCGTAAACGCGGCTGTGATTTTTGTTCCTCCCGCTTTTGCGGCGGATGCGATCATCGAAGGAATTCTCGCAGAACTTCCTCTCGTGATCTGTATCACGGAAGGAATTCCGACCCACGACATGCTCAAGGTTTATAGTGTTCTTAGAAATTCTAAAACCAGACTCGTGGGACCGAACTGTCCCGGAGTGATCACACCACGTGCGAAACAAAAACTGGGAATTATGCCAGGTTTTATTCACAGCCCTGGTTCTGTGGGAATCGTTTCCCGTTCCGGAACCTTGACTTACGAATCCGTGGCTCAGATCACAAAACAAGGTTTAGGTCAGTCCACTTGTATCGGAATCGGGGGAGACCCAGTTCCCGGTATGAACCATACGGAAGCGATCAAACTTTTAAACGAAGACCCTGAAACAAAAGGAATCGTAATGATCGGTGAAATCGGCGGAACATCCGAAGAAGAAGCGGCCGAATACATCAAGAATTACGTAAAAAAACCGGTTGTCGGCTTTATTGCTGGTCAAACGGCTCCTCCGGGCAAAAGAATGGGACACGCGGGTGCGATCATCAGCGGAGGGCTGGGAACGGCTTCTTCCAAAATGAAAGCGATGCAAGAAGCGGGAATCCACGTTTGCCAATCCATTGCAGAAGTTGGAGAAAAAATGAAGAAGGCTCTGGGATAA
- the sucC gene encoding ADP-forming succinate--CoA ligase subunit beta, with product MKIHEYQAKEILRRHKANVPFGVVIDSKENGSKAHDEVTYATEGSVVVVKAQIHAGGRGKGGGVKVTKTKDDALAAIDKILGMQLITPQTGPEGKKVLKVYLEQGIDIAKEYYLSILLDRSIRKTIIMASTEGGMEIEEVAETHPEKILKLAVDPGIGLQVNQARQLAFELGLPIESHKSFQSLLFAIYEAYIKEDASLLEINPLILTKQNEIVAGDCKMDLDENALYRHPDNAAYRDVTEEDPLEVQASEFNLNYVKLDGNIGCMVNGAGLAMATMDIVKIAGAEPANFLDVGGGASKTTVTNGFKIILGDPNVKGIFVNIFGGIVRCDMVAEGIIEAAKAVDLKVPLVVRLQGTNSELGREVLNKSGLKITGVDDLREAASTIAKLIQ from the coding sequence ATGAAAATTCACGAGTATCAGGCAAAAGAAATCCTGAGAAGGCATAAAGCCAACGTACCTTTTGGGGTCGTTATCGATAGTAAAGAAAACGGATCCAAAGCCCACGACGAAGTTACCTACGCAACCGAAGGTTCCGTAGTAGTTGTAAAAGCGCAAATCCACGCAGGTGGACGCGGAAAAGGCGGTGGAGTTAAGGTCACCAAAACAAAAGACGATGCATTAGCCGCAATCGACAAGATCCTCGGAATGCAACTCATCACTCCTCAAACCGGACCCGAAGGAAAAAAAGTCCTAAAAGTATATCTGGAGCAAGGAATCGACATCGCAAAGGAATACTATCTGAGTATTCTCCTCGATCGTTCTATTCGTAAAACCATCATCATGGCTTCTACGGAAGGTGGGATGGAAATTGAAGAAGTTGCCGAAACACATCCGGAAAAAATCCTCAAACTCGCAGTGGATCCGGGAATCGGACTTCAAGTGAATCAAGCAAGACAACTTGCCTTCGAACTCGGACTTCCGATCGAATCTCACAAGTCATTCCAAAGTCTTCTCTTCGCGATCTACGAAGCCTATATCAAAGAAGACGCATCTCTTTTAGAAATCAATCCTCTCATTCTTACCAAGCAGAATGAAATCGTTGCGGGCGACTGCAAGATGGATCTGGATGAAAACGCACTCTATCGTCATCCGGACAACGCGGCTTATCGCGACGTAACGGAAGAGGATCCTCTCGAAGTGCAAGCTTCCGAGTTCAACCTCAACTACGTGAAGTTAGACGGAAACATCGGTTGTATGGTCAACGGAGCCGGACTCGCAATGGCGACGATGGACATCGTTAAGATCGCCGGCGCTGAACCCGCAAACTTTCTCGACGTGGGAGGTGGAGCGAGCAAGACCACCGTTACCAACGGATTCAAAATCATCCTCGGTGACCCGAACGTAAAGGGAATTTTCGTAAACATCTTCGGTGGAATCGTTCGTTGCGACATGGTCGCCGAAGGAATCATCGAAGCCGCAAAGGCTGTGGATCTCAAAGTTCCTCTCGTGGTTCGTCTTCAAGGAACCAACTCGGAACTCGGAAGAGAAGTCCTCAATAAGAGCGGACTCAAAATTACCGGAGTCGACGACCTCCGTGAAGCGGCAAGCACCATTGCCAAACTGATTCAATAA
- the ruvA gene encoding Holliday junction branch migration protein RuvA, whose translation MISGLKGTLKKLEVGFAHLETGGVTYEITISFKTYLELKSLPSAKEIHLHIFHAMNERGQRLFGFLTEQDKEFFKVMKGLQGIGELTALKILSFFSAEDLYRIAQSGEAKELEKIPKVKGKTSEKIFFEVKQNLKKLELFLSGTPAKGTSLSVVSPTSSPEEAAASRRKEIAILGLIQLGFEEKAATKEVEKILKNSPEIDPGEIIREILKGL comes from the coding sequence ATGATCTCAGGTCTGAAAGGAACTCTTAAAAAATTGGAAGTCGGATTCGCTCATCTCGAGACGGGCGGAGTTACCTATGAAATTACGATCTCCTTCAAAACCTATCTCGAACTCAAGAGCCTTCCCTCCGCAAAGGAAATCCATCTCCATATCTTTCACGCGATGAATGAAAGAGGACAAAGACTTTTCGGATTCTTGACGGAACAAGATAAAGAATTCTTCAAAGTGATGAAAGGCCTTCAAGGAATTGGAGAATTGACCGCTCTCAAAATTTTATCATTCTTCTCCGCGGAAGATCTCTATCGAATCGCTCAATCCGGCGAAGCCAAAGAACTCGAGAAAATTCCCAAGGTGAAAGGAAAAACCTCGGAGAAGATTTTTTTCGAGGTGAAACAAAATCTGAAAAAGTTGGAGCTCTTTCTCTCCGGAACTCCCGCAAAAGGGACTTCCCTTTCCGTGGTTTCTCCCACTTCGTCTCCGGAAGAAGCCGCCGCATCTCGGAGAAAGGAAATCGCGATCTTAGGTCTCATTCAACTCGGTTTTGAAGAAAAGGCCGCAACCAAAGAAGTGGAAAAGATATTGAAGAATTCTCCGGAGATCGACCCGGGGGAAATCATCCGAGAAATTCTAAAAGGACTCTGA
- a CDS encoding MBL fold metallo-hydrolase, giving the protein MYIKPLFLFLNILFFLQSCFPVDPERVRSSHFHDGKYHNLEEDERLGKSFFSVLRWKLLGPNDPLAVEGDVGKIPNVLPRNKEDFLAPEGKVRIIWLGHATVWIAANFHGKRMHILTDPIFTGIPPFVKRLTDLPIQPENFPGVDVVAVSHAHRDHLDIDSIKKIQKLFPEVTIHLPSGMGEFAKEEAFENTVIQEWWSVSEYAGTKIHFLPAKHWSRMGLTDTNQYHWGSYAFEFENIRIYFGGDTGFSKHFAEIGKKFPQGFNATVLPIGAFKPRWFMEPAHIGPKEALDASKILQSSMLLPIHWGTFALGDDLPSEAPLFLKKLQVETKDATPLKVWTIGEIVDL; this is encoded by the coding sequence ATGTATATAAAACCTCTTTTTCTCTTCTTAAACATTCTATTTTTCCTTCAGTCTTGTTTTCCCGTAGATCCGGAAAGAGTCCGTTCTTCGCACTTTCATGACGGGAAATACCACAATCTCGAAGAGGATGAAAGACTAGGGAAAAGTTTTTTCTCGGTGCTTCGTTGGAAGCTACTGGGACCGAACGACCCTCTCGCAGTGGAAGGTGATGTCGGAAAGATTCCGAACGTGCTCCCAAGAAACAAAGAGGATTTTTTGGCGCCGGAAGGAAAGGTGAGAATCATTTGGCTCGGTCACGCTACGGTTTGGATCGCCGCCAATTTCCACGGAAAGAGAATGCACATTCTAACGGACCCGATTTTCACCGGAATTCCTCCTTTTGTTAAGCGACTTACGGACCTTCCGATTCAACCGGAAAATTTTCCCGGTGTGGATGTGGTCGCGGTCAGTCACGCGCACAGAGATCATCTTGATATTGATTCCATAAAGAAGATTCAAAAACTATTCCCGGAAGTTACCATTCATCTTCCTTCCGGTATGGGAGAATTCGCAAAGGAAGAAGCCTTTGAGAATACGGTGATCCAGGAATGGTGGTCCGTTTCCGAATACGCGGGAACCAAGATTCATTTTCTTCCTGCGAAACACTGGAGTAGAATGGGTCTTACCGATACGAATCAATATCACTGGGGAAGTTACGCATTCGAATTTGAGAATATTCGAATCTACTTCGGCGGTGACACCGGTTTTTCAAAACACTTCGCCGAAATCGGAAAAAAATTTCCTCAAGGCTTCAACGCTACCGTTCTTCCGATCGGCGCCTTCAAACCCAGATGGTTTATGGAACCGGCTCATATCGGACCGAAAGAAGCCTTGGATGCGAGTAAGATTCTCCAATCTTCGATGCTTCTTCCCATTCACTGGGGAACGTTTGCACTTGGAGACGATCTTCCCTCGGAGGCACCGCTCTTTCTCAAAAAATTACAAGTGGAAACCAAAGACGCGACTCCCCTGAAAGTCTGGACGATCGGAGAGATCGTCGATTTGTGA
- a CDS encoding fatty acid desaturase family protein, whose product MTSAPQRDLPEKKNRIIAFLLSVFFLCLFFWNTIGLFRFPWIIWILLFFSKIFSYTLWALIHECVHGNFSNSRNESHLAGRILCILFGTPYQVAKTAHLMHHKFNRQEGERIEFIEKNGVPVLIQKFFYYLKLFQGTYFLEVFGGFFLSLPLSFSIPLAEKYVSGLPVQKAFFKQIQKPEIVRELRIDSFAILCLFGFAFLFSGSFFWFLGGMLILRGFIVSVLDHSYHYGKEIDDSNSSYNLNVPKVISLLFLNFNFHRIHHLFPGCPWNRLPNQFVKTEDRMDLSLFRQTLRQFHGLLPLPNRNSNTR is encoded by the coding sequence ATGACAAGCGCACCGCAAAGAGATCTTCCGGAAAAGAAAAATAGAATCATCGCCTTTTTGTTAAGCGTATTCTTCTTATGTCTTTTTTTTTGGAACACGATCGGGCTATTTCGATTTCCTTGGATCATCTGGATTTTACTCTTTTTCTCTAAGATTTTTTCTTATACTCTCTGGGCGCTCATCCATGAATGTGTTCACGGAAATTTTTCGAACTCTCGCAACGAAAGTCATCTCGCGGGGAGAATTCTTTGTATTCTTTTCGGAACTCCTTATCAAGTCGCAAAGACCGCGCATCTTATGCATCATAAATTCAATCGCCAGGAAGGGGAAAGAATCGAATTTATAGAAAAGAACGGGGTTCCGGTTCTGATTCAAAAATTCTTCTATTACTTAAAGCTTTTCCAAGGAACGTATTTCTTAGAAGTTTTCGGCGGCTTTTTTCTTTCCTTACCTCTTTCTTTTTCGATTCCACTCGCAGAAAAATACGTTTCCGGTCTTCCCGTGCAGAAGGCATTTTTCAAACAGATTCAAAAACCGGAAATCGTTCGCGAATTGCGAATCGATTCTTTTGCGATTCTTTGTCTCTTTGGATTTGCTTTTCTTTTTTCAGGTTCTTTCTTTTGGTTTTTAGGAGGGATGTTGATACTCAGAGGTTTTATCGTTTCCGTTCTGGATCACTCGTATCACTACGGGAAAGAAATCGACGACTCCAATTCTTCTTACAACCTAAACGTTCCAAAAGTGATTTCTCTTCTTTTTCTCAATTTTAACTTTCATCGAATTCATCATCTTTTTCCGGGTTGTCCTTGGAATCGTCTTCCAAATCAGTTTGTTAAGACGGAGGATCGAATGGATCTTTCTCTTTTTCGACAAACGTTGCGCCAGTTTCACGGTCTCTTACCACTTCCGAATCGGAATTCCAACACTCGTTAA
- the pyrB gene encoding aspartate carbamoyltransferase: MSYNHKNVLDTEQFSKADLDFLIGKTRDMERLVEQNKAFGILTGKLLASLFFEASTRTRLSFEAAMERLGGRVISTVGFQFSSISKGETLYDTMKMIEAYADIAVIRHPVEGSSRIAAGAVKIPVINAGDGAGQHPTQALLDLYTIISEKGTLDGLTVAFIGDLKYGRTIHSLINLLRHYKVHLYLISPPELALPESYKKGLEGFSITWEETTDIKAVWDCDVAYVTRIQEERFPDHKEYERLKDLFKVNKELILASKKETTILHPLPRVNELSTDVDDLPNAAYFRQARYGVVSRMTLLCLSLGQDF; the protein is encoded by the coding sequence ATGTCCTATAATCATAAGAATGTCTTGGATACCGAGCAGTTCTCCAAAGCCGATCTGGATTTTCTCATCGGAAAAACGAGAGATATGGAACGCCTTGTGGAACAAAACAAGGCCTTCGGAATCCTTACTGGGAAACTGTTGGCTTCTCTCTTTTTCGAAGCTTCCACGAGAACACGTCTTTCTTTTGAAGCCGCGATGGAACGTCTCGGAGGAAGAGTGATCTCCACGGTAGGCTTTCAATTCTCTTCCATCTCGAAAGGTGAGACGTTGTACGACACCATGAAGATGATCGAGGCATACGCCGACATCGCGGTCATTCGTCATCCAGTGGAAGGTTCTTCTCGAATCGCCGCCGGCGCGGTAAAAATTCCGGTCATCAATGCAGGTGACGGAGCTGGGCAACATCCGACTCAAGCTCTTCTGGATCTTTATACGATCATTTCCGAAAAAGGAACGTTAGACGGTCTTACCGTCGCTTTTATCGGAGATCTGAAATACGGAAGAACCATTCATTCGCTTATCAATTTACTCAGACATTATAAGGTTCATCTCTATCTCATCTCACCGCCCGAACTGGCGCTTCCGGAATCGTATAAAAAAGGTCTGGAGGGTTTTTCGATCACTTGGGAAGAGACAACCGATATCAAAGCGGTTTGGGATTGCGACGTCGCGTACGTCACTCGCATCCAAGAGGAAAGATTTCCGGATCACAAGGAATACGAAAGACTCAAGGACCTTTTTAAGGTGAACAAAGAATTGATCCTTGCTTCCAAAAAAGAGACAACGATCTTACACCCGCTTCCTCGTGTGAACGAACTTTCCACGGACGTGGACGATCTTCCGAACGCGGCCTACTTCAGGCAGGCGAGATACGGAGTCGTGAGCAGAATGACTCTTCTTTGTCTTTCCTTAGGACAGGATTTCTAA
- a CDS encoding DUF2203 domain-containing protein, protein MERKIWTYEEARIILPTVREITEEYYSYVSGLTTELREKILPENEMEQKEESVRNSIFEWSSKVQEYGIEVKGLWLIDFDHGNGYYCWHLGEEDLLFEHGYEEGFAGRKLIERENEDGEHQ, encoded by the coding sequence TTGGAACGTAAAATCTGGACATACGAAGAGGCGCGTATCATTCTACCCACGGTTCGAGAGATTACGGAAGAATACTATTCTTATGTTTCAGGACTGACGACGGAGCTTCGGGAAAAAATTCTTCCCGAGAATGAAATGGAACAAAAGGAAGAATCCGTTCGGAATTCTATCTTCGAATGGTCTTCCAAAGTTCAGGAATACGGAATCGAAGTCAAAGGCCTCTGGCTCATAGACTTCGATCACGGAAACGGATATTATTGCTGGCACCTCGGTGAAGAGGATCTTCTTTTCGAACACGGTTACGAAGAAGGTTTTGCCGGAAGAAAATTAATCGAAAGGGAAAACGAAGATGGCGAACATCAATGA
- a CDS encoding LL-diaminopimelate aminotransferase, whose translation MANINENYLKLKAGYLFPEISKRVKAYSEKNPSAKIIRLGIGDVTLPIVPSVVDAMVAASKEMGTAGGFHGYGPEQGYSFLLKSIADNDYGSLGIKIDESEIFVSDGSKCDCGNIQEIFSTDAKIAVADPVYPVYVDTNVMAGRTGEIGADGRYSNLIYMPATKENGFQPEIPKEKADIVYLCYPNNPTGTVTTKEALKAWVDYAKKNNSIILYDSAYEAFISEPGVPRSIYEVEGAKEVAIEFRSFSKTAGFTGLRCAYIVIPKELKGRTKSGEEVSINSLWSRRHTTKFNGVSYVTQKGAEACYSPQGKKEIQESITYYMSNAAKIREGLKKAGYEVFGGVNAPYIWLKTSDNLSSWDFFDRLLEKAQVVGTPGSGFGPAGEGYFRLSAFGKKEDVEEAIKRISAL comes from the coding sequence ATGGCGAACATCAATGAGAATTATTTAAAATTGAAAGCGGGTTATTTATTTCCCGAAATTTCCAAACGGGTAAAGGCTTATTCGGAAAAAAATCCTTCCGCGAAAATCATCCGTTTAGGAATCGGAGACGTAACGCTTCCGATCGTTCCTTCCGTTGTGGATGCGATGGTCGCGGCTTCCAAAGAAATGGGAACTGCAGGCGGTTTTCACGGCTACGGCCCGGAACAAGGATATTCCTTTTTGCTAAAGTCCATTGCGGACAACGATTATGGAAGTTTGGGAATCAAGATCGACGAAAGCGAGATCTTTGTTTCGGACGGTTCGAAATGCGATTGTGGGAATATTCAAGAAATCTTTTCTACGGACGCGAAGATCGCTGTCGCCGATCCCGTTTATCCCGTTTATGTGGACACAAACGTGATGGCCGGAAGAACCGGTGAGATCGGCGCCGATGGAAGGTATTCCAATTTGATCTATATGCCCGCGACGAAGGAAAACGGTTTTCAACCGGAGATTCCGAAAGAAAAAGCGGACATCGTTTATCTTTGTTATCCGAACAACCCGACCGGAACCGTGACCACAAAAGAAGCTCTGAAAGCTTGGGTGGATTATGCGAAGAAAAATAATTCCATCATTCTTTACGATTCGGCTTATGAAGCGTTTATCAGCGAACCCGGCGTTCCTCGTTCCATCTACGAAGTCGAAGGTGCGAAGGAAGTTGCGATCGAGTTTCGTTCCTTTTCTAAAACGGCGGGTTTTACGGGACTTCGTTGCGCGTATATCGTGATTCCGAAAGAACTCAAAGGAAGAACGAAGTCCGGAGAAGAAGTGAGCATCAATTCTCTTTGGAGTAGAAGACATACGACGAAGTTCAACGGTGTTTCGTACGTGACGCAGAAAGGCGCGGAAGCTTGTTATTCTCCTCAAGGAAAAAAAGAAATTCAAGAATCCATCACATACTATATGTCCAACGCGGCGAAAATTCGAGAAGGTCTAAAAAAAGCAGGATACGAAGTTTTCGGTGGAGTCAACGCTCCTTATATTTGGCTGAAGACGAGCGACAATCTTTCTTCTTGGGATTTTTTCGATCGTCTTTTAGAGAAAGCGCAAGTGGTCGGGACTCCCGGTTCCGGCTTTGGTCCCGCGGGGGAAGGTTATTTTCGTCTCAGTGCCTTTGGAAAAAAAGAGGACGTAGAAGAAGCGATCAAAAGAATTTCCGCTCTCTAA